GAGTTTGCGGACTACTCCGAGAAGGCCAGGGAGAAAGCCCTCCAAAAGCTCTCCGATAGGATTGCCGAGCTCTCGGAGGAAGACCCGACGCCAGAAAACCTCCAAAAACTCGGTCTCTATTCGTATGCGCTTGAAATCATAAAGGCCAAGCGATGGGAGAAGATAGAGAAACTCAGGGAACTCTGAGGCTCACCAGTCCTCATCCTCTTCCCAGTCTTCCTCCTCCCACTCTTCCTCCCAGTCCTCGTCGAACTCGTCCTCCTCAAGTTCCCACTCCTCCTCTTCCTCGAAGAGATCCTCCTCAAACTCCTCAACTTTCTTCTTTTTCTTAGGAGGCTGCATCCCGATCCCCGTTTCTACTTCCCGACAATGGCTTATAAACTTTTTTCCGCCAATTTAAGGCCCTTAAAAGCCAGATCTCGTGATTCTGGCGGTTAGAAAGGTTTTTAATTGATTGGGCAGAGTGATAACCATGAGAGTGGCGATTGTAACGAGCGACTCCCGGGTTTACTACCTCGCGACAAAGGTGCTGAAGGAGTACGGGATACCCTTCCACAGCCTCCGCGTTGGGGATAAAATCCCCTTCGACGTCGAGGTCGTGCTCACCTCTGAGTCCGACTACGAGAGAATAAACTTCCCTGTCAAGGTGGTCGTCAGGGACGAAGGGTTTATAGACGAGCTGCTCGCGAAGCTCGAGGGAAGGGAGAGGTTCAGGAGGGTATACATCGCGATAGACCCCGGTGAGAGGCCCGGCCTGAGCGTCGTCGCCGACAACCGCGTGATAGAGGTTCACCACCTCAAGAGTCCAAGGGACGTGGATGTTATAATCGAACTGCTGGAGAAGTACCCGGGAGCCAGAATCAAGATGGGACACGGGGCCAAGAGGCAGAGGGTGCTGATGCTGAAGGCCCTCGCTGATCTGCTCGGCTACGATTACCCCATAATCGTCGTGAACGAGTCAAGGACGACCCCAAAGGTCGGTGGGATGGAGGTCTCCCAGGTTCAGGACATCGTGGCGGCGATAAACATCGGGCTCCGCGAGGGGAGGGATGTGCCGATCGGAGAAATGCTCGATGTCAAGGAGCCTACAAAGCGCGAGATAGATGATATAAAGAGGCGGAGCCGCGAGCTGAGCGGCAACATCACGATATCCTCCAAGCTGGCCCGTGAGGTGGCCGTCGGCAACATGACCCTGGAGGAGGCAATCGAGAGGCAGAAGAGAAGGAGGAGGTCAAAATGATATTCGGTAAAGATGATGAGAGGTATGAGAAGATCAAGCTCCGCGTTGCGGAGGCCCTTAAGAGGGACGTCGGAAGGGGAATAGTCCGCTTCGACAGGAAGTACCAGAAGCAGCTTGGCGTCGAGCCAGGTGACATAGTTGAGCTTATCGGGGAGCGCTCCACCGCCGCCATAGTGGCAAACCCCCACCCCGACGACAGGGGGCTGGATATCATCAGAATGGACGGTTACATCAGGAGGAACGCAGGGGTCAGCATAGGGGACTACATAACGGTGGCGAAGGCGGAGGTTCAGGAGGCGAAGAAGGTAACCCTTGCACCGGCCCAGAAGGGGGTATTCATCCAGATACCCGGCGACATGGTGAAGGGAAACCTCCTCGGGAGGCCCGTCGTCAAGGGAGACCTCATCGTTGCCAGCAGTAGAGGAGAGACCTACTACGGCGGTTCCCCCTTCGATGAGCTTCTGAGGGGACTCTTCGAGACGATGCCCCTCGGCTTCGGAGAGCTGAAGTTCGTCGTAGTCAACACAAACCCCAAGGGGATAGTCCAGATAACCTACAACACCGAGGTCGAGGTCCTCCCGCAGGCCGTCGAGGTGCGAGAGGAGGCGATTCCCGAGGTGACCTACGAGGACATAGGCGGCCTGAGCGACGCTATTCAGAAAATCAGGGAGATGGTCGAGCTTCCGCTCAAGCACCCCGAGCTTTTCGAGAGACTTGGAATCGAGCCGCCTAAGGGTGTGCTCCTCTACGGCCCGCCGGGAACCGGCAAGACTCTCCTCGCTAAAGCCGTTGCAAACGAGGCCAACGCCCACTTCATAGCTATAAACGGCCCCGAGATAATGAGCAAGTTCTACGGCGAGAGTGAGGAGCGCCTGAGGGAGATATTCAAGGAGGCTGAGGAGAACGCGCCGGCGATAATCTTCATCGACGAGATCGATGCAATAGCCCCGAAGAGGGAGGAGGTAGTTGGAGAGGTTGAGAAGCGTGTCGTCAGCCAGCTGCTCACCCTAATGGACGGCCTCAAGGGACGCGGTAAGGTCATAGTCATAGCGGCAACGAACCGGCCAGATGCGCTTGACCCGGCGCTCAGAAGGCCGGGGCGCTTTGACAGGGAGATAGAGGTCGGCGTTCCGGACAAGCAGGGCAGGAAGGAGATACTCCAGATACACACCAGGGGAATGCCGCTCGAGCCAGACTACGACAAGGAGACCGTTCTCAGGATTCTCAGAGAGCTTATGAAGAGAAAGGCCTTCGACGAGAAGGCGCTCAAGAAGCTCTTCGAGCTTGTTGAACGGGCCAGGAACGAGGAAGAGGTCAAGGAGGCCCTCAAGAAGGAGAGCGAGGTATACGCCGAGGTGAGGACGAGGCTCATCGACAGAATGCTCGAGGAAATCGCCGAGAAGACCCACGGCTTCGTTGGCGCCGATCTGGCCGCCCTCGCCAGGGAAGCCGCGATGGTCGTCCTCAGAAGGCTCATCAACGAGGGCAAGGTCAGCCCTGAGCAGGAGAGGATTCCGCCGGAGGTTCTCCAGGAGCTGAGGGTCAGGAAGAGCGACTTCTATGAGGCCCTCAAAATGGTGGAACCCTCGGCCCTTAGGGAAGTCCTGATAGAGATGCCCAACGTCCGGTGGGAGGACGTCGGTGGCCTCGAGGAGGTCAAGCAGGAGCTTCGCGAGGCCGTCGAGTGGCCACTCAAGTATCCGAGGTCGTTCCAGAGGCTTGGAATAGACCCGCCAAGGGGAATCCTCCTCTACGGTCCGCCGGGAACCGGTAAGACATTGCTGGCAAAGGCTGTCGCGACCGAGAGCGAGGCGAACTTCATAGGCATCCGCGGGCCGGAGGTGCTCAGTAAGTGGGTCGGTGAGAGCGAGAAGCGCGTGAGGGAGATCTTCAGGAAGGCCCGTCAGGCGGCTCCCACGGTGATATTCATTGACGAGATAGACGCAATAGCCCCCGCCAGAGGGAGCGACATGAACCGCGTCACCGACAGGCTCATCAACCAGCTCC
This window of the Thermococcus siculi genome carries:
- a CDS encoding CDC48 family AAA ATPase, with amino-acid sequence MIFGKDDERYEKIKLRVAEALKRDVGRGIVRFDRKYQKQLGVEPGDIVELIGERSTAAIVANPHPDDRGLDIIRMDGYIRRNAGVSIGDYITVAKAEVQEAKKVTLAPAQKGVFIQIPGDMVKGNLLGRPVVKGDLIVASSRGETYYGGSPFDELLRGLFETMPLGFGELKFVVVNTNPKGIVQITYNTEVEVLPQAVEVREEAIPEVTYEDIGGLSDAIQKIREMVELPLKHPELFERLGIEPPKGVLLYGPPGTGKTLLAKAVANEANAHFIAINGPEIMSKFYGESEERLREIFKEAEENAPAIIFIDEIDAIAPKREEVVGEVEKRVVSQLLTLMDGLKGRGKVIVIAATNRPDALDPALRRPGRFDREIEVGVPDKQGRKEILQIHTRGMPLEPDYDKETVLRILRELMKRKAFDEKALKKLFELVERARNEEEVKEALKKESEVYAEVRTRLIDRMLEEIAEKTHGFVGADLAALAREAAMVVLRRLINEGKVSPEQERIPPEVLQELRVRKSDFYEALKMVEPSALREVLIEMPNVRWEDVGGLEEVKQELREAVEWPLKYPRSFQRLGIDPPRGILLYGPPGTGKTLLAKAVATESEANFIGIRGPEVLSKWVGESEKRVREIFRKARQAAPTVIFIDEIDAIAPARGSDMNRVTDRLINQLLTEMDGIERNSGVVVIAATNRPDILDPALLRPGRFDRLILVPAPDEKARFEILKVHTRRVPLADDVNLRELAKRTEGYSGADIEALVREAALIAMRRIMGEVPAELVEEESEEFLEKLRVSKRDFEAALKKVRPSITPYMLDYYKSFEENRKRGKEGAKTPDYYTF